A window of Daucus carota subsp. sativus chromosome 2, DH1 v3.0, whole genome shotgun sequence genomic DNA:
CGATGAACTCTTCAATGTTCTGGAATCACATGTCTCGTATAGATAGTTCAGAAAATTTGCACCCATTTCGTTGCACTTGTGAATCTTGATAAAACTTTTCTCTGTTATCTGGACCATGTGATCAAAATAtcttgaattttattgtttaagtTGGGATCTGCACTAGTAATTGGTTTCAGCCCTCATCTGATGATGGATTCTCCTTCCGTTGATTTCtatatttattatgttgttCTTCTGCTTTGGTtgatgataaataaaaaaagcaGAGAGAGCTCCTAAATAGTTAAAACTGGTCTTTCATTCCAATCACCGGATCTTTTATGAAACTTCCCATCCCCTAAAGTTATTTTATAACTTTTCTTTGACAAttagtatataaattttattttcatacaagaaataataaaattaactaTACATTAATATCGGAGAGGGTCGATAatctatatttaaataaaaatactaaGTTCTTGCATTTAATCTATTATGAATTCACTGTTTAACGTTGATTCTTAGATAAATCTAAACAAGTATTATTGGACAAACTTGTAAACCAGCTCACAATGTTGAAGGACTAGAGAACAACACAATTTGCATAGATTGTTGCCGTTAATTGTAATTGTTTTCGCTTAAAACAACTATTATCAACTGCATTCCAGGATTATCAGATGGATGCAAGTAAAATGGATGATTACAGTCAAAATTAGATGAAACAGACGTAgattttattgttaaaattagatGCTCTCAAACACAGGTTGATATATGATCAAAGTCTGATACATAGAGAACACAGAGAAGTGTTTATTATATAAAGAATTCTCCGTTTTTTCTTCCCTTTATCATCATTACCCCATCTCCTTGTGAAAATCATCATCCATTAGTGGCGTGGATGAAGCTTGGTACAAAACCTGAAGCATTTCAGCGTGACGGCCTGACCTGGTATGgagcttttattttttttattcatttagtttttttttgtttaaaatatttggtGGATCACGAGTAACTGACTGAGAAGAGAAGCAAGACTTGAATCTCGTAGACAGGGTAGATATAAACATTACAGTAACGTGCAAATGTGCTTGCTGTGTCATAACACTCGCTTGTGTTATAGTACTTGAATGCAGTATGATGCGCATTTATGTTTTTAATACTCGCTCCGCCTATTAAtacttttcttgtttgtttatCATATTTGTCAAACATATACTTCTGatcgttaatatttttaatttcgtattagtattaaatataaaaacttcgtCGTATTAACATTAATACGAATCGTCGTATTAACATTAATACGAATCGAACAAGATCActtacaattatatttaatcttataaattaagtgtaaattagtaatttgtttcaTGTTATGAAAAGTCCCGACATATGAAACAACAAAAGTAATAAGAGGCTGAGAGAGTATTATTTGTCGcgagataaacaagaaacctAACGACAGTTCAATTGATGTGGACCGTTCTGGACTATTATGATGAATGTGGAGGAGCAGTGATTCCCCGATTCCTGGTCTCGTCTATCTCGTGCATTCTCATTCAATTACCACCTACTTTGAAAATAATACAGGTATTTTTTCTTGCTAAATTTATTTCAAGTCTATTTTCTCTttctctttaaaaaaaaaagctcatctcttgactttttacacgtaatttaatatgtaaaacaaacatatttttatatattatatttttatctttattgttctaaataaaaatttaacatctattcttttagttagaaaaaaattcgaaaaataATGCGTAGAAGGATATTTTTTTGCATCTCAAATTACttgcaaaaaatcaaaacgaTCACTACAAGAGAAAGCGCTTTTATCAATGGAAATTGTTAAGGGAAATTAATCCGTTAGTAGTTCTCCACAGATTTGTAACGATTTGACTAGTCAATACTCATGCCAACTAATTCGCAATGAAATACCCATGATTATTTACCAACAAGACGTTCCGTTAGGAAATATAGTCTCACAATAGAATAGTAAGGGAGTATCTCAAATGGGGACGCTTATTTACCAACGAGGCGTTCGTTTGAGAAAgagagaataaaatttaataaattatgtatcTCATACCAGTTTTCTTctctcttttattattttaagtacCCAAGGAGTATCTCAAATGAGGTTGGTTAAATCGGACATATAAGATGTTATCTAAAATTTGTTTAATCCGTGACACATTTTGTTTTGATGgtatcactatattttaattataacatgtaattattaagttgttataaatataatgtaTTGTTTCAATATACTAATCGATGACGTGACATTTGCTATAGAGCAGTCgttctaaaaatataatcatccataagtagttgactaaaatttataaatttgctATATAATACATGATATAAATAAACACAGCGTaacaaacgaatcaagaattatattttcatattatcCACAATCGACTACCTCAAGCAAAACAGGAGAATATACggatatcaaattttttattgcATGCATAAATAACAGAGCGAAATTTATACAAATCTTTTCTGAAGAAACATAAAGAAACTCACtaaatatgataatatcttGGAGCAGACGAGACTGTTCTTTTCAAATGGATTTGTGGTGAAATACTctgttctttttttctttttttggtcATAAGGTGAATACTCTGTTCTATTCATTAGACTGTTATGAAATGTAGTTGCATGTTAGGTCGCATTATTTATTCTTGCAGGCCCATAATAATGCTTACAATTATGTTTCATCTACTGAAACCAGAGATAACATCTAATACAGGATTTCCTTGTCTATATATTAAAGCCTGAAAGGGTCTTGCATGGTAGTAACAGAAAGCTCACAAGAAGAGCTATGGGTTTATTGGCAGGAGTAGCAGCAGAGAAGCAGGCTCATGTAGTTTGCATACCTGTCCCAGTGCAAAGCCACATCAAGGCAATGCTGAAAATGGCAAAGCTCCTTCACAGCAAAGGCGTTTTCATTACATTTGTCAATACAGAGTTCAATCACAGACGCATCCTTAAATCAGGAGGCCTTCAATTTCTTCAAGGCCTAACTGgttttgaatttgaaaccaTCCCGGATGGCCTCCCTCCATCTGATCCTGACGCTACCCAAGACATATTAGCACTTTGTCAGTCAGTTGCTGAATATATGTCGCAACCCTTTCAGAACCTTCTAACGAAACTCAATACCGGAAAAAATCAGGTGACTTCTATTCTCTCTGACGGTTTCATGACATTCTCAGCTGATGCTGCTCAGAACCTTGGAGTTCCTATTGTTTCGCTTTGGACAGTTGCTGCTTGCGGATTTATGGGATTTTATCAGTTCAAAAATGTCCTTGAAAGGGGTCTTGTACCACTTAAAGGTATGTTTTCCCAATTTTGAATCGACATGCAACTGCAATCACATATGACATGCAATTACTAACTATATTAGTATCTATGCTCAATAAAACTAGACTAAAATGCATGCTCTGTATATGCCCAAAGTATCACCTTGATGCATTTTGTGTACCTAAACTATTATGCCTAGCGCATGCCCAAGAATCAGGAATGATGCAGAATGTATACTGCTGGTTTCCTCGAACACCGTCAGAGCATTTCTGTAATTTTGgatttgtaagttgtaacagcTTTCTACCACATGTTTTTCTATCTGCAAAACCAATTATGATACTCCAAACTCAGAAATCACTTTGTGCATGAATCAATTCCTtcccagaaaaaaaaaaaatagtacaaTTAATTTacttaaatattactccctccgtctcactcATTTCTGTACAGTTTTCTTTTCGGGATGTCCTATCATTTTTATACAAtccaaaaatagtaactttttataatataaaacactacgacacccactactttcttccgccatctcaaatctattactccctccgtctctaaaagcttttctcatttgatatgtcgggactgttcataacatgagacaaattactcatttacatctaatctataagactaaatataatcatgagtgatcttgttggattcgtatttatgaatactttaatacggtgaagtttttatatttaatattgatacgaaattaaagatattaatgatcaaaataaTGTGTTGGCAAGCGTGAAAAggagaaacaggaaaagtattactccctccgtcccacttcttttgtcttgtttgactttttgtggtcaaattgaccaaactttgaccggtaataactaattattcttacatgatttttaaaatccgaaacATACATCTTGAAGTAGAGCAAATGTAgattttagtaatatattttttaaaatcttttccaattatttaatacatgtaaatttcagtcaaagtttggtcaatttgaccattaaaagtcaaacaagccaaaagaattgggacggagggagtaagagacggagggagtactattaaaaataaatgggtcccaccactttatctacttttcatctaactttattaattttttacactttttcttggtctccgtgtcccaactaaaatgtatataattggttgggacggagggagcataTGAGATGGTTAAAAACATGCTAGTATTTAATGGAAACTGTTCACCAACCACAATCGGATATCTTGCTTATGCAGCCAACTCATCTCTAACCGTCCAAAATAAGGCAATCAATGTCTAAAAATTAAAGAGGACAAAACTAACTGCAAGTATATGTTCTGCGTCGATCCTTATTCTTCTGCATGCACTTTGCTAGATATGATAGTTGGAGTACACAAAACGCATCATAGTGATACTTCAGTACACAATCTCCAATTAAGTCATAAAACTATAATGTTCACTGTAATGCAGATGAGAGCTATCTAACAAATGGATATTTAGACACCATGATAGACTGGATCCCAGGAATGCCAGACATGCGTTTGGCGGATCTCCCCAGCCATTTAAGAATAACAGATCCAAGTGATTTCCAATTCAACTTTTTCTCGGACTGTACTCAGAGAGCAGCTAATTGCACAGCACTTGTAATCCATACCTTTGATGATTTGGAACAAGAACTTGTGAACGTCATCTCATCTATGTTAGGCAAAAATGTATACACAATAGGTCCTCAACAGATGCTTCTCAAACAAAGTACATTGGATCAGAAAAAACCTCTCACGAGCATTGGTAGTCTCTGGGAAGAGGAAAAAACATGTCTAGAGTGGCTGGACTCTAAAGAAGCTGATTCTGTAGTTTACGTGAACTTTGGAAGCATAACGGTCTTGTCTCCAGAGCAGCTTCTGGAGTTCGGTTGGGGGCTTGCTAATAGCAAATTCTCCTTCTTGTGGATAATTAGACCAGATTTGATCATTAATGGTGAATCCGCAAATACACTGGGACTTGAATTTATGGATGCCATCAAGGACCGAGGCTTCATTTCAAGTTGGTGTCCACAAGAGGATGTTCTGAACCACGTAGCAGTGGGAGGGTTCTTGACACATGGAGGATGGAATTCAATCTTGGAGAGCCTATCCGCGGGAGTGCCAATGCTCTGTTGGCCTTTCTTTGGGGATCAAACAATAAACTGCAAGTTCTTGCGTGACAAATGGGAGTGTGGATTGGAGATTCCTAATAACGTCAAGAGAGGCGATGTGGAGGAGCTTGTTAGACTACTGATGGAAGGAGTTGAGGGTAAGAAAATGAGAAACAAGGCCATGGAGTGGAAGAAATTGGCAGAGAAGGCCTGTGGACCTAATGGCTCTTCTTCTCTTAATTTGGACAAGCTGGTGGTCGTGTTGAAGAACTAGAACGTccataatattatgaataaattCATTCTTGAATCTTCGGTTTGCATCTTCCAGCTTTCATGCTTATGAATCAATAAGGTTatgataattcaaataaatgaaACGCTTTTTTACTTTATTGTACGTGCGCTCAAACTCTTGCTTCAATATTCGCATCAAAAGGTGACgtactaattttaaatttacttttttcgTGGAGTACGTAAATGACATTCAAATATAATTGAACAcctaaaatttgtatttaaataattttacttcTAAAATATTAGATTTCTAGTATATTTTGTCATATAAGCTATAGGAAAACTTTTTCATATacagatttaataaaattaccaaaaaaaaaaaaaaacttaaagctGTCGCTCACTCTTGTTAACTCAGACAGAGACGACGCATACCATGTTCAACATGGTTTTAGTtgcagtttattttattttttacaaatatggcttatataTAGCCTTACAATGAGGATTgttctaataaatttttgaGTGAGTCAGGATCAAACACAACACCTGGGATGACATGGGATGACAGAGGATAACCAAACGGACTCGGCACCAAAATGATCGATGGTCGTTTCGCTGAGTTTATGGTTTATGACTTAACCTAACTTATGTGATAAACTTGGAGTTTAAAATGTGTTGTGGGTgaatttgacttattaatgatttataggttattaaaaatataataataaaactaaaagtgATTCATTGGTAACTTATGATTTATAggtattttttatcaaaaaaattaaatcactgAAAAAAAAATACCTCAAAACTTCTAGTTTTAGGTAAGTTTCTGTCTTATTTATGATTCTAAACCAACTTCTGACGTATTAcataaacaaacatttttcGGTTCAAAATCATAAATGACTTGAACCCGTCTTTAAGCTCAGGCAAATAGCCTCATAAAGCCAAGTTCACGAAGTAAAGAGCGAAGGCCACACAAGTCTAGCAGCTGTATTAGCTATTCCTTTATATTCAGCCTCTGCACTAGAGCGAGATACTGTAGCTTGTTTCTTTGAGCTCCATGGAATAAGATTAGAACCTAAATATACACTGAATATACACCGTAACCATCGGTAGGCTTGCGATCATTAGGGTAACCAAATCAGCATTTGTGTAAGCATGAAGTTGCACACCAGATTTAGCAGGTATAAATAGGCCAAAATTAATTGTTACTCTGGGATATCGTATAATTCTTTTAAGGCTTAATGCCCTTATaacatcgaggccgcatcggtaCAACCCTGAActttgagggttaaaagggcaTTAAGCCTTCTTTTAACCACGATCCAATGAAGATCAGTAGAAGAGTGCATAAATTGTGACACTTTGTTCACTACAAAGCAAATGCCAGCTGGTGTTAGTGAGATATTGAAGAACACCAACTGTGCTATGAAACAATGATGTATTTGCTAATGGTGTACCAGAGTAAAATGAAAGTTTACACGAAGCGGCAATATGTGTATGTGCGAGTTTGGCACCATCCATTTTGACGACAAGAAGATCTggtatatattttgattgtgtAAGCATGAGACCATCCAAAGTGCGATGTGCTTCTACacataaaaagaaatataaggaTCCCAAATCTTTGAGAGAAAATTCTTAATAAGTGAGGATACGTATGACTGATTGTTTCCTATTATAAGAATATCATCAATGTAAACCAACACAATTAAGAAGAATGTAAAACGAAGTTTGAGAAGATGGTTACTTAGATGAGTATACCAGGTCCGAGGAGACTGTCTAAGATCATAAAGTGCTCATAGTAATTTACAAACATGACTAGGATAACACTAATCAACAAAGCCAGGAGGTTGTGCCGTGTAAACATCTTCAGTAAGAAAGCTATGAGGAAAAGCATTATAAACATCAAGTTGTCGAATTGTCCAATCCCAGAGACCGCTAAACTCAAAACTACACGAATTGTACTTAACAGTAGGGCTGAAAGTTTCATCATAATTAAGCCCAGATTGTTGATGGAATCTTTTGCAAAAAGACACGTTATATCGCTCAACAGAACCATCCAGCTTACGTTTGATGCGAAAAACCTATTTGCAGCCAACTAAACTCATATGTGGTTGATAAGGAACCAactgcaatttttttttctactaGAGCATTAATTTCAGAATCCGCGAAGCTTCATTTCGAACGAGAGCATTAATTTCAGCATCCAAAGCTTTTCTCTATTGTGCAAACTCATTGGCTTGTGACAAGTCGGTTCAATCTCATGTGATATCAATTAGTTAGTGACGAGCTGAGAGAAGAGGATGTAATATTGTGGAAAAATCTTTGTGTTTGCCGCTGTTGTTTTGGTATGCGTGATCATGTAATGGGATGAAACAATGGACTTGTTGGCTATCTGAGAGGGCTCTGTAATGATGTAGATCTGGATGTGCATGATATCATTTGCACCTAAGAGAGCGTTAGTGGCATAATAAGTTTTtctgaatatataataaataatttaatttcaaaaaaatgaggaattttttattaaatgacaACTCAAACATCTCTATTTGTGTTCTTTATTTAAAAACTATTAACAAAAgactaataaaaataatgtgaaaattaaaattgtccgaatatttaattaataaaactcAAATGAGGTTTGAGTTAGCCATCACCTAttcatcaagattgaaaagtGAATCCTTAATGGAATGACTAGCGTTTAGAGATCACATAACTACTATGCAGAGATGCTCTAATACCGCAACCGAAATCACAAATGTGCcgtttctaaaataaaaaattgaaatcgaACCGAGCACGGTTGGTGCCGTTCAATTATGATTTCTGGTTTATGTCTTCATCGTTAATCTTGTatcaatgaattttttttaagaaaattaataattcaagtaaGTGACTTGAACATAAGATTATATAAAGATTCAAGTGACTTGAACATgagattatataaattaatgatattattatttctaGATGtacctagtcgagtattattattattctattaggagaataataataatatatagatactaatatattgattgacaaatgatcacatctcattgataaGTATAGAAATACTAAAGTCAATACATACGTATATGTAAGAGTATAATGTAAAATGCAACGATAAAGGTGGGTTGTGGGTATATAATGAATCGGGTGAAATATGAATcatatagatataatttttttttttgtcatagatCTAGATATAATTTAACCCTTCTATTATGggttgtattattattattgattgattgattgagaAGACCATAACATGCACAGCATGCTTAAAAATCGATTTCACTTAAATAGTCTACTCATcgatcaagaaaataaaattatattattaaaagggCGGCAAAGATCTAGACTCGAGTTTAATCTGTAATATTAGTGTTAAAAGgattatattatgaataatttattattattacttggttACCAATAATGTACAACTGGATGTTGCTCATTGTTTATGATTTtagtattaaataatataattatttccaATATGATAATAACCTATATGGTCACACATAAATGATATCTAGAGAGAATTAATTTAAACtatgaatttaaattaattatgtaattagaatttatttatgatattaattaagtgagacttaattgaattaaataaattaaatataaaattcctTAAAGTGAATATGAAATTCTATAATTAACTAATTAGATCAGTTCTAATTATATACCGAAAAGAAATTTTAGGTAACTATTGATACCTATTAGATTAGTGTTAGgaattttagataattattaacACTAATTGAATTAGTATTATGAGTATTATCTTTCTGTCTCTCTACTTATATATAgacaatttcaaataaaatcctAGCAGTTGAGAGGAACAGATCTTTTGGTCTCCTCATCGATCATTTGACATTGGGTTGTTCGCACGGATACCACTAGAGACATACGTGGCATACACGGAATATGTTGGTAATTGCAGCAGCTAAGACTTCTAATTGATATCTTTTACGGTAAATCAATAGTCTCcgaattaaattttatgttttgtcATGGATCCTATAGATGGTTTCgctatttttgatttattttcgcATTTTTCTGCTATGTTTATTGCGTGAAACCCAtcagttataaataaaatacacttACTTCGTTCCTCAGTTGTATACATCGGGGGATGTAGATGCGACACACACTTTGATGCTACGGTAAAATTTTGATGCTCCggtaatatatatttctataacTTGGAGACCTCTTACTGGaatattgttaaatttttttagtggttcaacaaatatagccaacaaCAGAAGGGATGATAAATTTTCTAGTCAAGGAGAATGTTATATCGGAGTTgatacatatttacatattctttttaattcttATTTCTGATATTTTTAAACTATTTTAAACCTAATGTGTTGTATGGTTAGCATATCCAACCATGTCGactaaaatgatataaaatactGATTATGAGAAATTTACTTTGTTGTGCTATAATGGTACTCGATAAAACGGTAtgctatattttaaaactagTACGtgattattatttcaagttattataaataaaatatattattttattttgttaatatgAGTCTCTGGTAGTCAATAAATATAGCTAATATCACGAGGTTGATTAAATTTTTAGACGAGTTGAATGCACAGTTGGAGTGAAGAATGTTTTACATTTTcaatatgatttttaattatgagaccgttttaatgaaaaaatttaagagtttttttttataatattgtattaaaTTCCTATGGGAAGGTTTTGGTATTTCAGGAACCGTGCCTGTTTGGCAAGACCCACTTCCGGCTTTTTTTGATAAGAAACCGGCTTGTACTTTTCTTGACCGGTTTGTATAAAAACTCTGAAGCACTTATAAGAAGCCGAAgatgctagtttttgtttcacgacttctacttttttcccaaacagtttaatcacttataagtattaatttacttctcacaTATAGTCTACTTCTTTACCTTAAGTAAGaagcactttttttaaacttaccCAAACGGCCGACTTGGGCATTGAAGAAGTATAAGATGTTTCtcacttctgcttttcttgacccatttgtgtaaataagtagaagcacttttaaaaagctgagaatgttaGCTTCTCTGTAAAGCTTCTAATTATTTTGCAAGCACTATATTAACTTCTTTgtttctcacttctaatccacttatTTACTTTATGCAAGAAGTCACTTATTTTTAAGTTTGCCCAAATGGcctttaaaatatatgattactaAAAAGTTAGTACATTCTTAAGAatgtcaactccaacaatattttttatattcttttcttttccatcttattaatatttgaacTAAAAGATAGTGAAAAGTGATGGATAAGTAAGagagaataaattttttattaacaataataaattaagaGCCATGTGGAGGCTTTAAAAACGAAGAGACTGAAGACGCTCTTAAGTTAATAAAGAGCCACTAAACATGATTTTTCCAATTAAGAGCTCATATAAAGAGCTTATCAGAGATTTCTCaagtataataatattagtGTGTCTTATTTTGATAGGTTGTTCTCTATAGTATAACGTGTAAGAATTGAAATGGagaaagaatgaaatttatgaataattgcttttaatatatttcaaatttcattttattccATTCCTTACAAATTCATTCGCTCCGGCCGAACACAACATTACAGTATTGAGATTATGCTGAAGATATTTTTGTCCACAACCATCATTTTGAAACAATAGGCGAAATTGGACGGGAAACATGTGTTCTTTTTTCTTCAAATGAAATAATGTTATAAAATAGTGTAAAGTGTGGAAGTAAATTTATTTTGGTTTCTCAATACCGGTGGAATTCGTGTTAACTAGCTATGCCACTTATTAATTCTCTACTGGTTAATATATCTTGTCTAACAACGGTTTCGTTTGACTGCAATCAGAACATTTTCTTATtgtaatagaaaatttatttaggCACAACAACATTATATCTCAACATGGCACCAAAGACATGCTCAAAAAAGATAAAGAGGTCAAAATTTTTGAAGCCTAGGATATCTAACGGCGTAGTAAGCAGCAAAGAATGGTTAAAACACATCACTGATGAAAGTTCCAAGGCTGTCATTCCTGTTGGACCTCGTTTTCAAGCTGATGTTCGGGATTGGAACGGTCAAAT
This region includes:
- the LOC108206483 gene encoding 7-deoxyloganetin glucosyltransferase, translated to MGLLAGVAAEKQAHVVCIPVPVQSHIKAMLKMAKLLHSKGVFITFVNTEFNHRRILKSGGLQFLQGLTGFEFETIPDGLPPSDPDATQDILALCQSVAEYMSQPFQNLLTKLNTGKNQVTSILSDGFMTFSADAAQNLGVPIVSLWTVAACGFMGFYQFKNVLERGLVPLKDESYLTNGYLDTMIDWIPGMPDMRLADLPSHLRITDPSDFQFNFFSDCTQRAANCTALVIHTFDDLEQELVNVISSMLGKNVYTIGPQQMLLKQSTLDQKKPLTSIGSLWEEEKTCLEWLDSKEADSVVYVNFGSITVLSPEQLLEFGWGLANSKFSFLWIIRPDLIINGESANTLGLEFMDAIKDRGFISSWCPQEDVLNHVAVGGFLTHGGWNSILESLSAGVPMLCWPFFGDQTINCKFLRDKWECGLEIPNNVKRGDVEELVRLLMEGVEGKKMRNKAMEWKKLAEKACGPNGSSSLNLDKLVVVLKN